ATGGAGATATATAATCAGGATTTTATGTTTATTTAATTACTGTTTTAAAAATGGTTTACAATTAGTTCGATTTGGGTAATGTAAAAATTTGTTGTGATAGAATGGGGAGGATGGAATGAATAAAATAATTTCGAATTACATTCAGGGTCATAAACAAGACATCCTGGATCAATGGATAGATAGAACGAAAGAGGAAGCGGATGAACGGGTAGTCCGTTTAGTATCAGATCGGGTATTCAACTCGACGAGCAAGGAATTCATCGATTTGATCATCTCTAATTTTAAAGGTACGAGTGAGGAATATAATGAAAGGCTGACGGATTTTGCTGAAAAAGTTGTCCGTTTGGGCTGGCCTTTGACGTTTGTCACTAAGGGCCTTCATACCTTCAATCTGATTGTTTTTGAAGGGATGCAGAAAGAAGGAATCGTCCAGGCTGAAAATCAAATGGAAATTGTTTATGAGTTTGACCGCTGGGCTACACCGATGAACAATGAAATTGTCAGTGTATACTCATCCACATGGGAAAGAACGGTCTCCTTGCAAAAAATCGCATTGCAGGAACTTTCCGCTCCTTTGATTCCTGTCTTCGAAGGGATTACAGTCATGCCGCTGGTTGGTACGATTGATACCGAGCGTGCAAAGCAAATAATGGAAAACCTTCTGAAGGGTGCGGTTAAGCATCGCTCAGAAGTGGTTCTTATAGATATTACAGGTGTACCTGTCGTCGATACGATGGTTGCTCACCATATCATCCAGGCGGCAGATGCAGTAAGGCTGATT
This is a stretch of genomic DNA from Mesobacillus jeotgali. It encodes these proteins:
- a CDS encoding RsbT co-antagonist protein RsbRA, with product MNKIISNYIQGHKQDILDQWIDRTKEEADERVVRLVSDRVFNSTSKEFIDLIISNFKGTSEEYNERLTDFAEKVVRLGWPLTFVTKGLHTFNLIVFEGMQKEGIVQAENQMEIVYEFDRWATPMNNEIVSVYSSTWERTVSLQKIALQELSAPLIPVFEGITVMPLVGTIDTERAKQIMENLLKGAVKHRSEVVLIDITGVPVVDTMVAHHIIQAADAVRLIGAKCMLVGIRPEIAQTIVNLGIDLNQFTTKNNLKKGIEAALELTNKKIVSLGGAK